The Lactobacillus sp. CBA3605 genome contains a region encoding:
- the ribF gene encoding riboflavin biosynthesis protein RibF, which translates to MQVINLTYPDVTGQIPAGPVVLALGFFDGVHQGHQQVVATARKAAQAQGARLAVMTFDQHPSVVFQKTDPQQVRYLTTIEQKAALMSELDVDLLYVLHFDATVGALPPQVFVDQLIVGLHAETVVAGFDYTYGPASIANMTLLSSYAQGRFDIIEVPKKIDAQAKISSTRIRTALDLGQIDEANELLGYQYETTGLVVHGEARGRTLGFPTANVAHNTNTRVPGIGIYATMVQVGSQWVMGMASVGHNVTFGQDRPITVEIYLLDFIGDIYGQTLVIRWGHRMRGEVKFEDAAGLVTQLKSDEQATRAYYASHPFQAKPRLWSAVAANVHDEED; encoded by the coding sequence ATGCAGGTGATTAATTTAACTTATCCTGATGTCACTGGTCAAATTCCAGCTGGGCCAGTTGTTCTGGCACTCGGCTTTTTTGACGGTGTACATCAGGGCCATCAACAAGTGGTGGCAACGGCACGAAAAGCAGCTCAAGCACAAGGTGCCCGGCTTGCAGTGATGACGTTTGATCAGCATCCCTCCGTTGTTTTTCAAAAGACAGACCCACAACAAGTGCGCTATTTGACGACCATTGAGCAAAAGGCCGCTTTGATGTCAGAATTAGACGTTGATTTATTGTACGTTTTACATTTTGATGCAACTGTCGGGGCATTACCGCCCCAAGTCTTTGTGGATCAATTAATTGTTGGCCTCCATGCAGAGACAGTGGTTGCTGGTTTTGACTATACGTATGGTCCTGCGTCGATTGCAAATATGACGCTTTTAAGTTCCTATGCGCAGGGTCGATTTGACATTATTGAGGTGCCCAAAAAAATTGATGCACAAGCTAAAATTAGTTCGACCCGGATTCGAACAGCGCTGGATTTAGGTCAAATTGATGAAGCTAATGAATTATTAGGTTATCAATATGAAACGACGGGGCTGGTTGTTCACGGTGAAGCTCGTGGGCGAACGTTGGGCTTTCCAACGGCAAATGTTGCGCATAATACCAATACCCGAGTACCTGGTATTGGTATTTATGCCACGATGGTTCAAGTTGGCTCACAGTGGGTGATGGGGATGGCTTCAGTTGGTCACAATGTCACCTTTGGTCAAGATCGGCCGATTACCGTTGAAATTTATTTGTTAGATTTTATTGGCGATATTTACGGCCAAACTTTAGTGATTCGCTGGGGTCATCGGATGCGTGGCGAAGTGAAGTTTGAAGATGCGGCCGGTTTAGTTACCCAGCTAAAGAGTGATGAACAGGCGACTCGGGCTTATTATGCGAGTCACCCGTTTCAGGCCAAACCGAGATTATGGTCAGCTGTTGCAGCGAACGTGCACGATGAGGAGGACTAG
- the infB gene encoding translation initiation factor IF-2, which yields MGKKRIYELAKELNIPSKQLIAQAQQLGFSVKNHMSTLGDNEERQLKGARTATNPKSTTTGATSPASKTEAKSVTRTANQQQSNSRHQQSGDSLNNNRNNNKTNNSSSNSSSSQNRSSNNSSRTSSTSSRPSSSRSNTTNSNRSNGNASRSNTTNNRTSNNTNRSNGNSANRSNSTTNSRSSSNNSSRTSNNTNRSTTSSNRSTTSSNRSNTSSNRSTTSSNRTSNSNRTTSGSNNNNSSRNGSGRFGGGLNNSNSRYRGGNNNRRRNKKQSRKNQRIRQVSNKPVSVRKDRPLPETLIYTIGMNAQDLGKILHREPAEIIKKLFMLGVAVNQNQSLDKDTIEVLAADYGINAQEKVQVDVTDLDKFFDDENNNTENLETRAPVVTVMGHVDHGKTTLLDKLRHTHVTAGEAGGITQAIGAYQVKHAGKPITFLDTPGHAAFTEMRARGADITDITVLVVAADDGVMPQTIEAINHAKAAKVPIIVAVNKIDKPGANPNHVMEQLTEYGLISEDWGGDTIFVQISAKFGKNLDELLDMILLQAEVLELKANPKQNAAGSVLEASLDRGKGSTATLLVQQGTMHVGDPVVVGNTYGRVRTMTNDQGRRLKEAIPSTPIEITGLSDVPEAGDRFVVFDDEKTARDAGEQRAKQALMDERKQTAHVTLDNLFDSMKQGEIKEVDVIIKADVQGSVEALAGSLRKIEVEGVRVNIIHTAVGAINESDVALAEASNAIIIGFNVRPTPQAKSQADTDDVDIRLHQVIYNAIDEIESAMKGMLEPTYEEKITGQAEIREIYKVSKIGTIGGGMVTDGVIHRDSGVRVIRDSVVIYDGKLASLRRFKDDVKEVKQGFELGLRIEDYNDIRVNDVIEAYVMKEVPVE from the coding sequence ATGGGGAAAAAGCGAATTTATGAATTAGCGAAGGAGCTAAATATCCCAAGTAAACAGTTGATTGCGCAAGCACAACAGTTGGGATTCTCCGTCAAAAATCATATGTCGACACTCGGTGACAATGAAGAGCGGCAATTAAAAGGCGCTCGCACTGCTACCAATCCGAAATCTACAACGACTGGGGCAACCAGTCCGGCTTCAAAAACTGAAGCCAAAAGTGTGACACGAACTGCTAACCAGCAGCAATCCAACTCGCGTCATCAACAGAGTGGTGATTCTTTGAATAATAATCGAAATAATAACAAAACTAATAATAGTAGCAGTAACAGTAGTAGTAGTCAAAACCGGAGTAGTAACAACAGTAGTCGGACTAGTTCAACTAGCTCACGGCCATCAAGTTCACGGTCAAATACAACTAATAGCAACCGGAGTAACGGTAATGCTAGTCGTTCTAATACGACTAACAACCGGACGAGTAATAACACTAACCGGAGCAATGGCAACTCAGCTAATCGCTCAAACAGTACGACTAACTCGCGGAGCTCATCGAATAACTCGAGTCGTACTAGCAATAATACTAACCGATCAACAACTAGCTCAAATCGGTCAACGACCAGCTCAAACCGTTCCAACACCAGCAGTAACCGTTCAACAACGAGTTCTAATCGGACCAGTAACAGCAATCGAACTACTAGCGGCAGCAACAACAATAACAGCAGCCGTAATGGTAGCGGGCGCTTTGGTGGCGGTTTAAATAACAGTAATAGTCGTTATCGTGGCGGGAATAACAATCGTCGTCGTAATAAGAAACAAAGCCGTAAGAATCAACGGATTCGTCAAGTTAGCAACAAGCCAGTTTCAGTTCGTAAAGACCGGCCATTGCCAGAAACGTTGATTTATACAATCGGGATGAATGCCCAAGATTTGGGTAAAATTTTGCATCGCGAACCAGCTGAAATTATCAAGAAGTTGTTCATGTTAGGGGTTGCGGTTAACCAAAACCAATCCTTAGATAAGGACACGATTGAAGTTTTAGCAGCTGATTACGGCATCAATGCGCAAGAAAAAGTCCAAGTGGATGTCACCGACTTAGATAAGTTCTTCGATGATGAAAACAACAATACTGAAAACTTAGAAACACGAGCACCAGTTGTTACGGTTATGGGTCACGTCGATCATGGTAAGACAACGTTGCTTGATAAGTTACGGCATACACATGTTACCGCTGGTGAAGCTGGTGGGATTACCCAAGCAATTGGGGCTTACCAAGTCAAACATGCTGGCAAACCAATTACATTCTTGGATACACCTGGACATGCGGCCTTTACAGAAATGCGGGCGCGTGGTGCTGACATTACCGATATTACAGTCTTAGTTGTGGCTGCTGATGATGGTGTTATGCCACAAACAATCGAAGCGATTAATCATGCGAAGGCTGCCAAGGTGCCAATTATTGTGGCGGTTAACAAGATTGATAAGCCGGGTGCTAACCCTAACCATGTCATGGAACAATTAACTGAATATGGGTTAATTTCTGAAGACTGGGGTGGCGATACGATTTTTGTTCAAATCTCAGCTAAATTCGGTAAGAACTTGGATGAATTATTGGACATGATCTTATTACAAGCAGAAGTCTTAGAATTAAAAGCTAATCCGAAACAAAATGCGGCTGGTTCAGTGCTAGAAGCTAGTTTGGATCGTGGTAAAGGTTCAACAGCAACCTTGTTAGTTCAACAAGGGACGATGCATGTTGGGGACCCAGTTGTTGTTGGGAATACCTATGGTCGTGTACGGACGATGACTAATGATCAAGGCCGACGTCTGAAAGAAGCCATTCCATCAACACCAATTGAAATTACTGGGTTAAGTGATGTTCCTGAAGCGGGTGATCGTTTCGTGGTCTTCGATGACGAAAAGACAGCGCGTGATGCTGGTGAACAACGGGCTAAACAAGCTTTAATGGATGAACGGAAGCAAACTGCACACGTTACGTTGGATAACTTGTTTGATTCAATGAAACAAGGTGAAATTAAAGAAGTTGACGTCATTATTAAGGCGGATGTTCAAGGTTCTGTGGAAGCCTTAGCGGGTAGTTTACGGAAGATTGAAGTTGAAGGCGTGCGGGTCAATATTATCCATACCGCAGTTGGGGCCATTAACGAAAGTGATGTCGCTTTAGCAGAAGCAAGTAACGCTATCATTATCGGGTTCAATGTACGGCCAACGCCACAAGCCAAGTCCCAAGCTGATACTGACGATGTCGATATTCGATTGCATCAAGTTATTTATAACGCAATCGACGAAATCGAAAGTGCGATGAAGGGCATGCTCGAACCAACTTACGAAGAAAAAATCACTGGTCAAGCCGAAATTCGTGAAATCTATAAGGTTTCTAAGATTGGTACAATCGGTGGTGGGATGGTCACTGATGGGGTTATCCATCGGGATTCTGGTGTTCGAGTTATCCGTGATAGCGTCGTTATTTATGATGGCAAGTTAGCCAGCTTACGGCGGTTCAAAGATGACGTTAAGGAAGTTAAGCAAGGCTTTGAATTAGGTTTACGGATTGAAGACTATAACGATATTCGTGTTAACGATGTTATCGAAGCTTATGTCATGAAGGAAGTTCCGGTTGAATAA
- a CDS encoding ribosomal L7Ae/L30e/S12e/Gadd45 family protein encodes MTPNQACLNLLGLSRRARKQIAGEGLTLAAIRNQSAKLVFIASDAGPTTAKKFHDKAQFYDVPVIDTFTKAEMNTATGNQRTVYAITDRGFARKMVAIMTS; translated from the coding sequence ATGACGCCTAATCAAGCTTGTTTAAACCTACTGGGTCTTTCAAGGCGTGCCAGAAAACAAATTGCAGGTGAAGGATTAACCCTAGCCGCAATTCGTAACCAATCGGCAAAATTGGTCTTTATTGCCAGTGATGCCGGTCCCACGACTGCTAAGAAGTTTCATGATAAGGCCCAATTTTATGATGTACCAGTGATCGATACGTTTACAAAAGCGGAAATGAACACGGCAACCGGTAATCAACGTACGGTTTATGCGATTACCGACCGGGGGTTTGCGCGGAAGATGGTAGCGATCATGACTAGTTAA
- the rbfA gene encoding 30S ribosome-binding factor RbfA, with protein MAQHYRVGRLEQEIQREVDDILLKRVRDPRVAGLTITGVTVTGDLQQATIYYSILSDKASDDAKTAAGLEKAKGLIRSELGSRLSIYKTPELTFERDHSVQYGSHIDQLINNLKRQD; from the coding sequence ATGGCACAACATTATCGAGTCGGTCGACTAGAGCAAGAGATTCAACGTGAAGTCGATGACATTTTATTGAAACGAGTTCGGGATCCACGCGTGGCTGGGTTAACGATTACCGGTGTAACGGTAACGGGAGATTTACAGCAAGCAACGATTTACTACAGTATTTTATCTGATAAAGCATCAGATGATGCGAAGACGGCTGCGGGGCTTGAAAAAGCGAAGGGGCTGATTCGGAGTGAATTAGGGTCACGTCTCAGTATTTATAAGACGCCTGAACTTACTTTTGAGCGGGATCATTCCGTTCAATATGGGAGTCATATTGATCAATTAATTAATAACTTGAAACGTCAAGATTAA
- the rimP gene encoding ribosome maturation factor RimP, which translates to MSNTVVETIQPLAQTIVTAHQFELVDVEFVRESQSWYLRIYIDKPGGINIEECAMVSDELSEKLDTIDPDPIPQAYFLEVSSPGAERPLKKEADYEMAIGQYVHVGLYQKLDGKKIFEGDLKAVTPTTLTIDYLDKTRHKTITIDRQQIAQARLAVKF; encoded by the coding sequence GTGAGCAATACTGTTGTTGAGACCATTCAACCTTTGGCACAAACGATTGTGACTGCCCATCAGTTTGAATTAGTCGATGTTGAATTTGTTCGTGAGAGCCAAAGTTGGTACTTGCGAATCTATATCGATAAACCAGGTGGCATTAACATTGAAGAATGTGCAATGGTTAGTGATGAATTAAGTGAAAAATTAGATACAATAGATCCAGACCCAATTCCACAAGCCTATTTCTTGGAGGTGTCCTCACCGGGTGCTGAACGGCCTTTGAAAAAAGAAGCCGATTACGAAATGGCGATTGGACAATACGTCCACGTTGGCTTATATCAAAAATTAGATGGTAAAAAAATCTTTGAAGGCGACTTAAAAGCAGTTACCCCAACCACTTTGACCATTGATTACTTAGATAAAACGCGGCACAAGACCATTACCATTGATCGGCAACAAATTGCACAGGCCCGATTAGCGGTTAAGTTCTAG
- the truB gene encoding tRNA pseudouridine(55) synthase TruB, producing MPNGILPLYKPRGLTSFDCVAKIRRLYQTRKVGHSGTLDPSVDGVLPICIGNATKVVQFLVASGKEYQGSITFGFATTTEDLDGEEVARTPITKPFTAAEIDAALAQMTGTITQIPPMFSAVKVNGRRLYDYARHGETVARPERQIEIASFKQRQAATYDETTKTQTVYFTVACSKGTYVRTLAVDVGKKLGVPAVMSDLTRLKSGGFTLDQTVTFEEIAAQVEAGTADDLLAPIDRALTQYPQVALTAAQWERVRNGAFLTADEGQQKAPNADTLVALTYQGSLKCLYGYREAEQRYKPFKMFSVN from the coding sequence ATGCCAAACGGAATTTTACCATTATATAAACCCCGTGGTCTGACTAGTTTTGACTGCGTTGCCAAAATTCGTAGATTATATCAAACTAGAAAAGTGGGCCATTCTGGCACCCTCGATCCGAGTGTAGATGGTGTGTTGCCAATATGTATCGGTAATGCGACCAAAGTTGTACAGTTTTTAGTCGCTTCTGGCAAAGAATATCAAGGGAGTATTACCTTTGGTTTTGCGACGACAACAGAAGATTTAGATGGTGAAGAGGTCGCAAGAACACCGATCACTAAGCCGTTTACGGCGGCCGAAATTGATGCGGCTTTAGCACAAATGACGGGTACCATCACCCAAATCCCGCCAATGTTTTCAGCGGTGAAAGTGAATGGTCGGCGATTGTATGATTATGCGCGGCATGGTGAGACAGTTGCACGGCCAGAACGGCAGATTGAAATCGCTAGCTTCAAGCAACGTCAAGCCGCGACTTATGATGAGACGACTAAAACGCAGACGGTTTATTTTACTGTGGCTTGTAGTAAGGGGACTTACGTTCGAACTCTGGCGGTCGATGTTGGAAAAAAGCTAGGCGTCCCCGCAGTGATGAGTGATTTAACGCGTTTAAAAAGTGGTGGTTTTACACTGGATCAAACCGTTACTTTTGAAGAAATTGCGGCTCAAGTTGAAGCAGGGACCGCTGATGACTTATTAGCACCCATTGATCGAGCTTTAACGCAGTATCCACAAGTGGCGCTGACGGCTGCTCAATGGGAACGTGTACGGAATGGGGCCTTTTTAACGGCTGATGAAGGCCAACAAAAAGCCCCTAATGCAGACACGTTGGTTGCATTGACCTACCAAGGCAGTCTAAAATGTCTATATGGTTATCGTGAGGCCGAACAACGTTATAAACCATTTAAAATGTTTTCGGTAAATTAA
- the rnpM gene encoding RNase P modulator RnpM produces MKKRKVPLRKDIVTGEMHPKKDLVRVVKNKQDEVSVDPTGKNPGRGAYIALDVKIAEQAKKQKTFDKAFGIKVDAAFYDDLVAYVDHQQARKELFGDDA; encoded by the coding sequence ATGAAAAAAAGAAAAGTGCCGTTACGCAAAGATATTGTAACGGGTGAGATGCATCCAAAAAAAGACTTAGTCCGGGTTGTTAAAAACAAGCAAGATGAAGTGTCTGTTGATCCGACCGGTAAAAATCCGGGTCGTGGCGCTTATATCGCACTAGATGTTAAGATTGCTGAGCAGGCTAAAAAGCAAAAGACTTTTGATAAGGCTTTTGGGATTAAAGTGGACGCCGCTTTCTATGATGATTTAGTGGCATATGTTGATCATCAACAAGCCCGAAAGGAATTGTTCGGTGATGACGCCTAA
- the budA gene encoding acetolactate decarboxylase, translated as MVATNTIFQHGTLGLLVPGLYTGTITAGELLTHGDTGIGTLDGLDGEVIILNGTAYQAREDGQIREIAATETLPFASVHFEKPAISSPVAELTQAAFEKQLLKDYQLMNVFAAVRVDGRFKHIKTRVAPRQQPPYQTLVAATAHQPEFEGQAVDGTIIGYFAPQLFQGATVGGFHLHFLSQDHQLGGHVLGFEIDQATVKVQRFADFKVHLPIDNLAYLQEPFDNQAIDSAINRAER; from the coding sequence ATGGTAGCAACAAATACGATTTTTCAACATGGGACGTTAGGGTTATTAGTGCCAGGGTTATATACGGGGACGATCACTGCTGGTGAATTGTTAACACATGGTGATACTGGGATTGGGACTTTAGATGGGTTAGATGGTGAGGTCATTATTTTAAATGGCACTGCTTATCAAGCACGCGAAGACGGCCAGATTCGTGAGATTGCGGCGACCGAAACGTTACCATTTGCCTCAGTTCATTTTGAAAAGCCAGCGATCAGTAGTCCTGTTGCCGAGCTGACACAAGCGGCGTTTGAAAAGCAGTTGTTAAAGGACTATCAATTAATGAATGTTTTTGCAGCAGTCCGAGTAGATGGCCGGTTTAAACACATCAAGACGCGGGTCGCCCCACGTCAGCAGCCACCTTATCAGACTTTGGTAGCGGCTACGGCCCATCAGCCAGAATTTGAAGGGCAAGCCGTCGATGGGACGATTATTGGCTACTTTGCGCCACAGCTTTTTCAGGGGGCGACAGTCGGTGGGTTTCATTTACACTTCTTAAGTCAAGACCATCAGTTAGGTGGGCATGTCTTGGGTTTTGAAATTGACCAAGCGACGGTTAAGGTTCAACGTTTTGCAGACTTTAAGGTACATTTACCAATTGACAATCTGGCTTATCTACAAGAACCATTTGATAATCAAGCCATTGATTCTGCCATCAATCGGGCAGAACGCTAA
- the nusA gene encoding transcription termination factor NusA, translating to MSKELLGALDTLESEKGIKKEVVIEALEAALVSAYKRNYGQAQNVEVDFDQIKGNIHVYAVKEVVEDVFDSRLEVSLQDALAINRAYELGDDIRFEVTPKNFGRIAAQTAKQVIMQRVREAERGIIFDEYSQYENEIVTGEVERQDNRFVYVSLGKVEAVMSRADQLPGETYRIHDRIKVYVSKVENAAKGPQVFVSRTAPDLLKRLFEQEVPEIFDGIVEIVSIAREAGDRAKVAVRSNNPNVDPVGTCVGPKGQRVQTIVNELHGENMDIVEWTDDTAVFIANALNPAEVLDVIFDPENERGCTVIVPDYQLSLAIGKRGQNARLAAKLTGFKIDIKSETEASDIMDEKPAEVAPEVTPDAPEIDVVADSAAPVEPSISDDDDLDVTATVADDPHPSASDEA from the coding sequence ATGAGTAAGGAATTATTAGGGGCGTTAGACACCCTTGAATCAGAAAAAGGCATCAAAAAAGAAGTCGTCATTGAAGCCTTAGAAGCGGCGTTAGTTTCAGCTTATAAGCGTAATTACGGACAAGCCCAAAACGTGGAAGTTGACTTTGATCAAATTAAAGGTAATATTCATGTTTATGCGGTTAAAGAAGTCGTGGAAGATGTGTTTGATTCCCGTTTGGAAGTTAGTTTGCAAGATGCCCTAGCAATTAACCGGGCTTACGAATTAGGCGATGATATTCGGTTTGAAGTCACGCCTAAAAACTTTGGTCGGATTGCTGCCCAAACCGCTAAACAGGTTATTATGCAACGGGTACGCGAAGCTGAACGTGGGATTATCTTTGATGAATACAGCCAATACGAAAATGAAATCGTCACTGGTGAAGTTGAACGCCAAGATAACCGGTTTGTTTATGTCAGCTTAGGTAAAGTTGAAGCTGTTATGAGCCGTGCGGATCAATTACCTGGTGAGACTTATCGTATTCATGATCGGATTAAGGTTTATGTTTCGAAGGTTGAGAATGCTGCTAAAGGGCCTCAAGTCTTCGTTTCACGAACTGCTCCGGATTTATTGAAGCGATTATTCGAACAAGAAGTTCCTGAAATTTTTGATGGGATTGTTGAGATTGTTTCGATTGCTCGTGAAGCTGGCGATCGGGCAAAGGTTGCGGTTCGTTCTAATAACCCTAATGTTGATCCTGTGGGGACTTGTGTCGGTCCTAAGGGTCAACGGGTCCAAACCATTGTTAACGAGCTTCACGGCGAAAACATGGACATTGTGGAATGGACGGATGATACGGCGGTCTTTATTGCTAATGCCTTGAATCCAGCTGAGGTTTTGGATGTTATCTTTGATCCTGAAAATGAACGTGGCTGTACAGTGATTGTACCGGACTATCAATTGTCATTGGCAATCGGTAAACGGGGGCAAAATGCCCGCTTGGCTGCAAAATTAACTGGATTTAAGATTGATATTAAATCTGAAACCGAAGCTTCTGATATAATGGATGAAAAGCCAGCTGAAGTAGCACCTGAAGTTACCCCCGACGCACCTGAAATCGACGTGGTTGCTGACAGTGCTGCGCCAGTTGAACCATCAATTTCTGATGATGACGACTTAGACGTTACCGCAACGGTAGCTGATGATCCGCACCCTTCAGCGAGTGATGAGGCGTAA